The following proteins are co-located in the Candidatus Paracaedibacter acanthamoebae genome:
- a CDS encoding queuosine precursor transporter yields MDTTYIVTFITWLQGSSVELVSLYLFITSVIIILALLRTLGLYGLYAYNIIATILANIQVLKVSQFSFSPEPVALGTITFATIFLVSDIITEHYGKKAAQRSIWLSFSSQIIVTILMVLTLGHSPLAGDAAQTAMETLFLPAPRLVIASLVSFVVSLLIDIQIFNALNTYTRHRHLWLRTSLSTMVGALVDNIIFSTLAWVILAPQPVSLQTLIFTYILGTYVARVLIAIVSTPVLYLSYYFTKPFSKPSHLVQEQKKGYAESERL; encoded by the coding sequence ATGGATACGACATATATTGTAACTTTTATAACCTGGTTGCAGGGATCTAGTGTTGAACTGGTATCCCTCTATCTTTTTATAACCAGTGTGATCATCATTCTCGCTTTATTAAGAACTCTAGGGCTTTATGGACTTTACGCTTATAATATAATCGCCACCATCTTGGCTAATATTCAGGTTCTCAAAGTCTCTCAATTTTCCTTTTCGCCTGAGCCGGTTGCGTTAGGCACAATTACCTTTGCAACGATCTTTTTGGTCAGCGACATTATCACGGAACATTATGGTAAAAAAGCAGCTCAGCGCAGTATTTGGCTTAGTTTTTCAAGCCAGATCATTGTCACAATCTTAATGGTTCTGACGCTAGGACATTCCCCCCTTGCGGGCGATGCCGCTCAAACCGCCATGGAAACTTTATTCCTTCCTGCCCCGCGCCTTGTCATTGCCAGCCTTGTTTCATTTGTGGTTAGCTTATTGATTGATATTCAAATCTTTAACGCCCTTAATACCTATACGCGCCACCGCCATCTTTGGCTAAGAACGAGTCTTTCAACAATGGTCGGGGCGCTGGTGGACAATATTATTTTTAGCACGTTGGCTTGGGTGATCCTGGCGCCTCAGCCAGTATCCTTGCAAACATTAATATTTACCTATATTCTAGGAACTTATGTCGCTCGCGTCCTGATCGCTATTGTATCAACGCCAGTTTTGTACCTAAGTTATTATTTTACCAAACCTTTTTCGAAACCGAGCCATTTAGTTCAGGAGCAGAAAAAAGGTTATGCGGAATCGGAACGTCTCTAA
- the tgt gene encoding tRNA guanosine(34) transglycosylase Tgt has translation MTKFSFTFHRPDPNSRARLGRLETPHGVVETPAFIFCATKAAIKGVTSEQMQAEGTQFILSNTYHLMLQPGSDIIHKAGGLHKFMGWKGPMLTDSGGFQIFSLGHGSVAEEIKGRRNSNRPRTMLKITEEGAKFKSYINGQTYLLTPERSVQIQRELGPDFVVVLDECTPFHVDKRYTARSMHMSHRWAVRSLEEFRRHDDDTQKLYGILQGGVYEDLRLEACDFVNNQDFFGHAVGGSLGASKSQMYDVVAMTMANLREDRPVHLLGIGGVQDIFNGVRHGIDTFDCVHPTRLARHGGALVRPENNPKPAREHIVLTNSQFREDYTPIEPDCSCHTCRNYTKAYLHHLLKAQELAAYTLITLHNVNFMNRLLAAVRQGIADKNLDTVEKSWVPEKT, from the coding sequence ATGACCAAATTTAGCTTCACCTTCCATCGCCCGGACCCCAATTCCCGTGCTCGGCTCGGCCGTCTTGAAACCCCCCATGGTGTGGTCGAAACACCGGCCTTTATTTTTTGTGCCACCAAAGCAGCTATTAAAGGGGTAACCTCAGAGCAAATGCAAGCGGAAGGAACGCAGTTTATTTTATCCAACACCTATCATCTGATGCTACAACCTGGCTCTGATATTATCCATAAGGCTGGGGGTCTCCACAAATTCATGGGTTGGAAAGGTCCGATGCTGACTGATTCGGGTGGCTTCCAAATTTTTAGTCTGGGCCATGGTTCCGTTGCTGAAGAAATTAAAGGTCGTCGTAACTCAAATCGGCCTCGAACGATGCTCAAAATTACAGAAGAAGGTGCTAAGTTCAAATCCTATATCAATGGGCAAACCTATCTCTTGACGCCTGAACGTTCTGTTCAAATTCAACGCGAACTGGGCCCCGACTTTGTCGTTGTTTTAGATGAGTGCACGCCGTTCCATGTGGACAAGCGTTATACGGCTAGATCCATGCATATGAGCCACCGTTGGGCTGTGCGCAGTCTAGAAGAATTTCGTCGGCACGATGATGACACCCAAAAATTATATGGGATTTTGCAAGGAGGCGTTTATGAGGATCTCCGCCTTGAAGCGTGTGACTTTGTCAACAACCAGGATTTTTTTGGTCATGCGGTTGGTGGTTCGCTGGGGGCCAGCAAATCTCAAATGTATGATGTTGTTGCCATGACGATGGCCAACTTGCGTGAAGACAGACCAGTTCACTTGCTTGGTATTGGGGGGGTACAGGATATCTTTAATGGCGTTCGGCATGGGATTGACACCTTTGACTGTGTCCATCCTACCCGCTTAGCCCGCCATGGGGGCGCCTTAGTGCGGCCGGAAAACAATCCCAAACCAGCTCGCGAGCATATTGTTCTAACCAACAGCCAATTCCGCGAGGATTATACGCCAATTGAGCCAGATTGTTCATGCCACACCTGTCGCAATTATACCAAGGCCTATTTGCATCATTTGTTAAAGGCCCAAGAACTCGCGGCTTATACCTTGATTACACTCCATAATGTCAACTTTATGAATCGATTATTGGCAGCTGTACGTCAAGGGATTGCCGATAAAAATCTTGATACCGTTGAGAAGAGCTGGGTTCCTGAGAAAACCTAG
- a CDS encoding LexA family protein, with protein MNKPLKDTVDIIGRYEEPGGVLPLPLYASRVQAGFPSPADDAVETALDLNRYLIKHPAATFFVRVSGDSMIQASIHAGDILIVDRSLSPKTGNIVIAIVDGELTVKRLKIQTNQYILVPENSNYQPLVITPDMDFSIWGVVTTVIHSV; from the coding sequence ATGAACAAACCACTTAAAGACACTGTTGATATTATCGGACGCTATGAAGAACCAGGCGGCGTACTACCGTTGCCCCTCTATGCCAGCCGAGTTCAAGCGGGATTTCCGTCCCCTGCTGATGATGCTGTGGAAACAGCTTTGGATTTAAATCGATATTTGATTAAACATCCCGCGGCTACATTCTTTGTGAGGGTCAGTGGTGATTCCATGATCCAGGCGAGCATCCATGCGGGCGACATCTTGATTGTGGATCGTTCCCTTTCCCCTAAAACGGGAAATATTGTGATTGCCATTGTTGATGGAGAATTAACTGTTAAACGGCTAAAAATACAAACAAATCAATATATTCTTGTCCCTGAAAATTCAAACTATCAACCCTTGGTTATTACGCCCGATATGGACTTTAGCATTTGGGGCGTTGTTACCACCGTTATCCATAGCGTTTAA
- a CDS encoding Y-family DNA polymerase has protein sequence MIGLIDCNNFFVSCERVFRPDLAKKPVIVLSNNDGCVIARSNEVKALGIPMGIPYFKVRHIVEQHNIQLFSSNFALYGDLSARVMQTLESIVPTIEVYSVDEAFLDLSNMENLPEFGQKIRKTIHQHIGIPTSLGIAPTKTLAKIANLYAKKNSFHKGVCILSSESDIMSALMGIPVRDIWGIGRKISESLLRAGIRTGWDLYQADRSWIRRKYTVTGERLWMELHGIPCHTIDESPATRKSIQVTRSFSSGVSTMEELRQIIAGYASRAGEKLRQSQQRTQTLMVYIRTNKFRPQDPQVFRTGTITLPFPIYDDLAITTAACKVLEQIFLPGYKYIKAGVILLDFYPHNTIQLDLFAPSLPPQREEKTSNLAKAMDTINRRYGRSTIVHGSCGLNVKWKDRKERISPAYTTRWDDLLVVK, from the coding sequence ATGATTGGCTTGATTGATTGCAATAATTTCTTTGTTTCTTGTGAGCGAGTCTTTCGGCCTGACTTAGCCAAGAAACCTGTTATTGTTTTATCCAATAATGATGGGTGCGTTATTGCTCGATCGAATGAAGTTAAAGCCCTCGGAATTCCCATGGGAATTCCTTACTTTAAGGTACGCCATATCGTAGAACAGCATAATATTCAGCTATTTTCATCCAACTTTGCCCTTTACGGTGACTTGTCGGCGCGCGTCATGCAAACGCTCGAAAGTATTGTTCCTACTATTGAAGTTTACTCTGTTGATGAAGCCTTTCTTGATTTATCGAATATGGAAAACCTACCAGAATTTGGACAAAAGATCCGCAAAACGATTCATCAACATATCGGCATTCCGACAAGCTTAGGGATTGCTCCAACAAAAACATTGGCTAAAATTGCCAATCTGTATGCCAAAAAGAATAGCTTTCACAAGGGAGTCTGCATTCTTAGCTCAGAATCAGACATTATGAGTGCCTTGATGGGAATCCCTGTCAGAGACATCTGGGGAATTGGGCGGAAAATCAGCGAGTCCCTCCTCCGAGCCGGCATTCGCACGGGCTGGGATTTATATCAAGCTGATCGCTCTTGGATACGGCGCAAATATACAGTCACGGGAGAGCGATTATGGATGGAATTACATGGAATCCCTTGTCATACAATCGATGAGTCTCCCGCTACTCGAAAATCAATCCAAGTCACTCGCAGTTTCAGTAGTGGTGTCAGCACAATGGAAGAGCTCCGCCAGATTATTGCTGGTTATGCCTCAAGGGCTGGTGAAAAACTCAGACAATCACAGCAGCGTACACAAACTCTTATGGTGTATATTCGCACAAATAAATTCCGCCCCCAAGATCCACAAGTATTCCGAACGGGCACAATTACGCTTCCATTTCCTATCTATGACGATTTGGCCATCACCACCGCTGCGTGTAAAGTCTTAGAACAAATCTTCCTTCCCGGGTATAAATACATTAAGGCTGGGGTGATTTTGCTTGATTTCTACCCGCACAATACCATTCAGTTGGATTTATTTGCTCCTTCTCTTCCCCCTCAACGGGAAGAAAAAACATCTAATTTGGCCAAAGCCATGGACACTATTAATCGTCGGTATGGTCGTAGTACTATTGTCCATGGATCCTGCGGCCTAAATGTCAAATGGAAAGATCGTAAAGAACGCATCTCCCCAGCCTACACAACACGTTGGGATGATTTACTTGTCGTAAAATAA
- a CDS encoding UDP-N-acetylmuramoyl-L-alanyl-D-glutamate--2,6-diaminopimelate ligase, whose product MITMDSSQFAIPLSTAMKIKEILPNLPDNSIVSSDIKCVISDSRQVTAGDLFIAITCDTVIDNIRAAIKNKAAAIVLEASVHDKVRQHFPTTIFIVVANAREALSVAAAHLYPTQPNNIFAVTGTNGKSSVITFIRQILGELGQTTASFGTVGLELTAQPEIASLINVPKLTTPDAMSLHRMLHQLASRGIHNFAFEASSHGLDQYRLHQVRVGSAGFTNLTQDHLDYHDSMEAYFDAKIKLFTEVLADGRAATINVGCPYGKSLALMLRQKNKRVITYAVGAPADLVASKIHLESGRIKFNLVFDSKDYGQQEIAMAGIFQVENILCAIGMIMGMGYSLTDILKAVPRIKSAPGRMELVGHRSNGAAVYVDYAHTPDALMRALQALRFHVKEGHRLHVVFGCGGNRDALKRSLMGKIADDFADVIIVTDDNPRHEDPSFIRAQVLANCPRGKDIGDRKQAIEQAIANLNTGDILLIAGKGHETGQLIKDEVIPFDDGQVAAKVLQKYEAANRSQTTSAR is encoded by the coding sequence ATGATAACTATGGATTCATCCCAATTCGCCATACCGTTGTCGACAGCCATGAAGATTAAAGAAATACTGCCTAATTTACCTGATAATTCTATAGTATCATCAGATATCAAATGCGTGATCAGTGATTCCCGCCAAGTAACTGCTGGTGACCTGTTTATTGCCATAACTTGCGATACTGTCATTGATAATATTCGCGCTGCTATTAAAAATAAAGCGGCTGCTATTGTCTTAGAGGCTTCTGTTCACGATAAAGTAAGGCAACATTTTCCCACCACAATTTTTATTGTCGTTGCAAATGCTCGGGAAGCCTTGTCCGTTGCGGCAGCCCATTTATATCCAACTCAACCCAATAATATTTTTGCCGTAACAGGAACAAATGGTAAAAGTTCTGTGATAACTTTTATCCGACAAATTCTGGGAGAATTGGGTCAAACTACTGCTAGTTTTGGAACGGTTGGATTAGAGTTGACCGCTCAGCCTGAGATAGCTTCTTTGATTAATGTGCCAAAACTAACCACTCCGGATGCCATGTCGCTGCATCGAATGTTACATCAATTGGCCAGTCGCGGCATTCATAATTTCGCCTTTGAAGCGTCGAGTCATGGGTTGGATCAATACAGACTTCACCAAGTTCGGGTGGGAAGTGCTGGCTTTACCAATTTAACCCAGGACCACCTGGATTACCATGACAGTATGGAGGCTTACTTCGATGCGAAGATCAAACTCTTCACGGAAGTTTTGGCGGATGGAAGGGCTGCTACCATTAATGTTGGCTGTCCATACGGTAAGTCTTTGGCCCTAATGTTGCGCCAAAAAAACAAGCGTGTCATCACTTATGCTGTGGGGGCCCCGGCAGATCTCGTGGCTTCAAAAATTCATTTAGAATCTGGGCGAATTAAATTTAACCTTGTTTTTGATTCAAAAGATTATGGTCAGCAAGAAATTGCTATGGCAGGGATCTTTCAGGTTGAAAATATTTTATGTGCTATAGGGATGATTATGGGAATGGGATATTCCCTAACTGATATATTAAAAGCAGTGCCTCGGATTAAAAGTGCCCCAGGCCGTATGGAACTTGTGGGTCATAGATCTAATGGAGCCGCCGTTTATGTTGATTATGCCCATACACCTGATGCTCTTATGAGAGCCTTACAAGCCTTGCGATTTCATGTGAAAGAAGGACACCGCCTCCATGTGGTCTTTGGATGTGGCGGCAATAGAGATGCTCTCAAGCGCTCTTTAATGGGCAAGATTGCTGACGATTTTGCCGACGTTATTATTGTGACAGATGATAATCCGCGCCATGAGGATCCTTCCTTTATCCGAGCCCAAGTGTTGGCAAACTGCCCGCGTGGGAAAGATATTGGCGATCGCAAGCAAGCGATAGAACAAGCAATTGCTAATCTTAACACAGGCGATATCTTGTTGATTGCTGGGAAGGGCCATGAAACTGGCCAATTAATAAAGGATGAAGTAATTCCTTTTGATGATGGTCAAGTTGCTGCTAAGGTCTTACAAAAGTATGAAGCTGCAAATAGATCGCAAACGACTTCAGCACGCTAA
- a CDS encoding peptidoglycan D,D-transpeptidase FtsI family protein, whose amino-acid sequence MKRFISRPLEFLTYHLNSWQKLMHDHKILEAARNRTLAMGGIFLLAFMVIGVRLVDVMIFQGHSPETESTITRVEQLLSNRADIIDRNGEILATHLVTGSVYANPKVIINAEEAALKIHKVIPELKYETLLKRLKSERGFIWVVRHISPKLQNEINNLGIPGVYLQRDERRVYPHGNLVSHVLGYCGIDNNGLGGVEQFFDTRLRKDAGTPLQLSIDMRVQHLVREELQDAIREFSAEGANCIIMTAEGEILAMVSLPDFDPNLPNQNLVNTTFNRNTLGIYECGSIFKVFNTAIALDSGRARINSIYDATTPIKVGSKSITDFKGKNRPLDVREVFVYSSNIGSAKMALDFGSRLQREYFQKLGLLKTPKLELPEIGAPLLPPHHWSDVTTMTLSYGYGIAVSPLMLVDAVRAVIKGYRKYSATLLKRMDDCVLRSEGEHRIVSERTSATIRDLMRLVVQEGTAKKANVPGYEVIGKTGTAHKSQGRRGYNVDRITSFVGAFPKDNPQYIVAVFLDSPKPTKNTHGYATGGWNAAPTAGKIITRLASLMGVQPTENDAINDNYGFIPIRHTVVDSHED is encoded by the coding sequence ATGAAGCGTTTTATTAGCCGCCCTCTTGAGTTTTTGACGTATCACTTGAATTCTTGGCAAAAACTTATGCATGATCATAAGATTCTTGAGGCGGCGCGGAACCGAACCTTAGCTATGGGGGGAATTTTCTTATTGGCCTTTATGGTTATTGGTGTCCGCTTGGTGGATGTTATGATTTTTCAAGGTCATTCTCCCGAAACAGAATCGACAATTACGCGTGTAGAACAACTTTTATCAAATCGGGCAGATATTATCGATCGTAACGGTGAAATTTTGGCAACTCACTTAGTAACTGGATCTGTTTATGCAAATCCAAAAGTCATTATTAACGCCGAAGAGGCTGCCCTTAAGATCCATAAAGTTATTCCTGAATTAAAATATGAAACCTTACTGAAAAGACTTAAATCAGAACGTGGTTTTATTTGGGTTGTCCGTCACATTTCACCAAAATTACAAAATGAAATCAATAACTTAGGTATACCTGGTGTTTATTTGCAACGCGATGAGCGGCGCGTCTATCCGCACGGCAATCTGGTTTCCCATGTGTTAGGATATTGCGGTATCGATAACAATGGATTGGGCGGAGTAGAACAGTTTTTTGATACTCGTTTGCGTAAAGATGCAGGGACGCCATTGCAGTTATCGATTGATATGCGCGTCCAGCACTTAGTTCGCGAAGAATTACAAGATGCAATTCGTGAGTTTTCAGCGGAGGGGGCCAATTGCATTATCATGACTGCCGAAGGTGAGATTCTGGCGATGGTTTCTTTGCCTGATTTTGATCCAAACTTACCCAATCAAAATTTAGTTAATACCACCTTTAATCGGAATACCTTAGGAATTTATGAATGTGGTTCTATTTTCAAGGTTTTCAATACGGCGATTGCTTTGGATAGTGGGCGGGCTCGAATTAATAGTATTTATGATGCTACTACGCCGATTAAGGTGGGATCAAAATCAATCACAGATTTTAAAGGAAAAAATCGTCCTTTAGATGTCCGTGAAGTGTTTGTTTATTCCTCTAATATTGGTTCAGCTAAGATGGCTTTAGATTTTGGAAGCCGCCTTCAGCGGGAGTATTTCCAAAAGTTGGGGTTGTTAAAAACACCTAAACTAGAGCTTCCAGAAATTGGAGCACCTTTGCTGCCGCCCCACCATTGGTCAGATGTGACCACAATGACCTTATCGTATGGATATGGGATTGCCGTAAGTCCCTTAATGTTAGTAGATGCAGTGCGCGCTGTTATCAAAGGATACCGTAAGTACTCTGCAACCCTTTTAAAGCGGATGGATGATTGTGTGCTGCGGAGTGAGGGAGAGCATAGAATTGTCTCAGAAAGGACCTCTGCAACAATTCGTGACTTAATGCGTCTTGTGGTTCAGGAGGGGACTGCTAAAAAAGCTAATGTTCCCGGCTATGAAGTTATTGGCAAGACAGGAACAGCTCACAAGAGTCAAGGTAGACGGGGATATAACGTCGATCGTATCACCTCCTTCGTAGGGGCCTTTCCAAAAGATAACCCACAATATATTGTGGCTGTATTCTTGGATAGTCCTAAGCCCACGAAGAATACCCATGGCTATGCGACAGGGGGGTGGAATGCTGCCCCGACAGCAGGCAAGATTATTACGAGATTGGCCTCACTAATGGGCGTGCAACCAACAGAAAATGATGCTATAAATGATAACTATGGATTCATCCCAATTCGCCATACCGTTGTCGACAGCCATGAAGATTAA
- the ftsL gene encoding cell division protein FtsL: MRKSTLVVGLLTAAIGFGLFQLKYEMMTLESEYRQLNRNIRLSEESVSVLKAEWAHLTNPSSLQSMARKHLDVDTVTPKQLVSFKRIPKSYQGAVQFAVSAATPTPKNPDSELDMILDEAIKEISFSPTRRGKR; encoded by the coding sequence ATGCGTAAGAGCACACTCGTCGTTGGTCTATTAACGGCAGCTATCGGGTTTGGATTGTTCCAATTGAAGTATGAAATGATGACTTTGGAAAGTGAATATCGACAATTAAATCGCAATATTAGGTTAAGCGAAGAGTCAGTCTCTGTCCTAAAAGCAGAGTGGGCGCACCTAACCAATCCTTCATCTTTACAAAGCATGGCTAGAAAGCACCTGGATGTTGATACAGTAACGCCAAAACAACTGGTATCCTTTAAAAGAATTCCTAAGTCTTATCAAGGCGCAGTACAGTTTGCGGTTTCGGCTGCTACACCAACCCCTAAAAATCCTGATTCTGAACTGGATATGATTCTTGATGAAGCCATTAAAGAAATCTCCTTTAGTCCAACGCGAAGAGGGAAACGTTAG
- the rsmH gene encoding 16S rRNA (cytosine(1402)-N(4))-methyltransferase RsmH, which translates to MSHIPVLLNEMLDALAVRDGAVYVDGTFGGGGYTRAILNKADCQVIAVDRDPAAIARACDLQKEYPDRLHVFHGVFSSLPTLMAQSQFDQIDGVVFDFGVSSYQIDTPDRGFSFRFDGPLDMRMSDDGESAADIVNTYDEEDLANIIYTYGEEHRSRRIARAIVELRKVKPIQTTLELANLIKSKLGGRPDAQHPATLTFQALRIKVNNELIEIERGLKFAEDFLRADGRLVAVTFHSLEDRIVKSFLREKAVRKHKQSRLLPGEKAPSPPSFFDLYPKGVAPSESEISVNPRSRSARLRAAVRLPSGQQGGTDA; encoded by the coding sequence ATGAGTCATATCCCAGTTCTATTAAATGAAATGCTTGATGCACTCGCGGTAAGGGATGGTGCTGTGTATGTTGATGGTACCTTTGGTGGTGGCGGGTATACGCGGGCCATTCTCAACAAGGCTGATTGCCAGGTAATTGCTGTGGATCGGGATCCGGCAGCTATAGCCCGTGCATGCGACCTTCAAAAGGAATATCCTGATCGTCTCCACGTCTTTCACGGCGTATTTTCCAGCTTGCCAACCTTGATGGCTCAAAGTCAGTTTGACCAAATTGATGGTGTCGTTTTTGATTTTGGTGTGTCGTCTTATCAAATTGATACGCCCGACCGGGGGTTTTCTTTCCGCTTTGATGGGCCGTTGGATATGCGTATGTCCGACGATGGCGAGAGTGCAGCCGATATCGTCAACACTTATGACGAAGAAGATCTTGCCAATATTATTTATACATATGGGGAGGAACATCGATCACGCCGCATCGCGCGGGCCATTGTGGAATTAAGAAAGGTTAAGCCCATTCAAACCACGTTAGAGCTTGCCAACCTAATAAAATCAAAGCTTGGTGGCCGACCAGATGCGCAACATCCCGCCACATTAACATTTCAAGCCTTGCGTATAAAGGTAAATAATGAGTTAATAGAGATTGAACGTGGTTTAAAGTTCGCTGAAGATTTTCTTCGTGCTGATGGGCGGCTTGTTGCAGTCACTTTTCACTCTTTAGAAGATAGAATAGTGAAAAGTTTCTTGCGCGAAAAAGCTGTTCGTAAACACAAACAGTCGAGATTATTACCCGGAGAGAAAGCACCCTCTCCGCCAAGTTTTTTTGATCTCTATCCTAAGGGCGTCGCCCCGTCGGAGTCAGAAATCTCAGTCAATCCACGGTCTAGATCTGCGCGATTGCGTGCAGCTGTGCGCCTGCCTTCTGGACAACAAGGAGGAACAGATGCGTAA
- a CDS encoding division/cell wall cluster transcriptional repressor MraZ — MALFLSTFTNKIDKKGRVSIPAPFRTVLSNQSFQGIVLFRSLNRPVIDGCGVDRLNRLSEQLETGDFIPSANHDYTAMMFAEARMLSFDAEGRVSIPEDLLQHAAIQEQVTFVGRGPTFELWCPTAFAADHEQRRQRLLCQQGGQG, encoded by the coding sequence GTGGCGTTATTTCTATCCACATTTACGAATAAAATAGACAAAAAAGGACGAGTTTCGATTCCGGCGCCTTTTCGTACGGTTTTATCTAACCAGAGCTTTCAAGGAATAGTTCTTTTTAGGTCATTAAACCGCCCTGTCATCGATGGATGTGGAGTTGATCGCCTTAATCGTTTAAGTGAACAGCTCGAAACAGGCGATTTTATACCCAGTGCAAATCATGACTACACTGCTATGATGTTTGCTGAGGCAAGAATGCTATCGTTTGATGCTGAGGGACGCGTGTCCATCCCTGAAGATTTGTTACAGCATGCGGCAATTCAAGAACAAGTAACTTTTGTGGGCCGGGGGCCAACATTTGAATTATGGTGCCCTACAGCATTTGCGGCTGATCATGAACAACGTCGTCAGCGCTTATTATGCCAGCAAGGAGGGCAGGGATGA
- a CDS encoding DUF885 family protein, with translation MLNLTPITYAADETGRKASTTTNQEICNAIAMDFLSHSPVEVKCDAGLSEFATVGTLMTIGFTDTWKMVYEALLTSLNEHRSALKEATILQRREIELTISIVEDYIKMMDLNKQHRRVSLFMPPNLVDPQDAIDAIGFVFGNLNSLIVKGYKPDVVAQRFKFYVMPGDDILSFIDGAIAELKRLINQYSESGADILYPSIRQLDDIIDSKKLDAIVKELPTLIGDGHADVISEFQAQIQRYVEFVTTTLRPPATAESFLPQELYLTYLRLYGVYDTPEQLIDRAKKDWDIYYKRYQDLALQIAQDRELSETDPAKIVLALEQEARSVDTKLVMERYEAAQAQMEEYIKRDNLMTLPGRPIRMRVGTAAEEATFPVPHVITPNFIGNTGTVWPEFVLCDLAGNSSPMTADPLIVHEGRPGHDLQFSRMVELYLEGKLNLIEIIIASNSANAEGWAHYAEYLMTDYMPLESQLAALKDQLLRIGRMFLDPQLNSQQIGFDDVVKFMKEKVGFDSMATAEAKRYSFQIPGQATSYRYGAIKIMDLRDKLCREMGDMFKMQKFHDAILSFGLLPVDLYADLIKNRMAEL, from the coding sequence ATGCTAAATTTAACTCCAATCACCTATGCCGCCGACGAGACTGGCCGGAAAGCTAGCACAACAACAAATCAGGAAATATGCAATGCCATTGCGATGGATTTCTTAAGTCACAGCCCCGTTGAGGTTAAATGTGATGCAGGCTTGTCTGAGTTTGCGACCGTTGGGACGCTCATGACAATCGGTTTTACAGATACTTGGAAGATGGTATATGAAGCTTTATTAACGAGTCTTAATGAGCACCGTTCTGCTTTAAAGGAAGCAACTATTTTGCAGCGTCGCGAAATAGAGTTAACGATTTCAATCGTTGAAGACTATATTAAAATGATGGATTTAAATAAGCAGCATCGGCGTGTGAGCTTATTTATGCCCCCAAATCTTGTGGATCCCCAAGATGCCATTGACGCCATTGGATTTGTTTTTGGAAACTTAAACAGTCTTATTGTTAAGGGGTATAAACCGGATGTAGTGGCTCAACGGTTTAAATTCTATGTGATGCCAGGAGATGACATTCTCAGTTTTATTGATGGTGCTATTGCAGAGTTGAAACGTCTGATTAATCAATATTCCGAAAGTGGCGCAGATATTCTTTATCCCTCTATTCGCCAGCTTGATGATATCATTGATTCTAAAAAGCTTGATGCTATTGTAAAGGAACTTCCAACCTTAATTGGTGATGGTCATGCCGACGTGATTAGTGAATTTCAAGCCCAGATTCAACGCTATGTGGAGTTTGTAACCACAACTTTACGTCCCCCTGCCACTGCGGAAAGCTTTTTACCGCAGGAGTTGTATCTTACTTATTTAAGGCTTTATGGTGTCTACGATACGCCGGAGCAGCTTATTGATCGCGCTAAAAAGGATTGGGATATTTATTATAAGCGTTATCAGGATTTGGCACTTCAAATTGCGCAGGATAGAGAATTGAGCGAAACTGATCCTGCTAAAATAGTTTTGGCTTTAGAACAGGAAGCCCGTTCAGTCGATACAAAATTGGTTATGGAGCGCTATGAGGCGGCCCAAGCTCAAATGGAAGAATATATAAAGCGCGATAACCTAATGACGTTGCCAGGTCGACCTATTCGGATGCGGGTAGGGACGGCTGCAGAAGAAGCGACGTTTCCAGTGCCCCATGTCATTACTCCTAATTTTATTGGTAATACCGGAACGGTTTGGCCGGAATTTGTTTTGTGTGATTTGGCAGGCAATTCAAGTCCAATGACAGCAGATCCCTTGATTGTCCATGAAGGACGGCCTGGGCATGACTTGCAATTTTCCCGTATGGTAGAGCTTTATCTCGAGGGAAAGCTCAATCTGATAGAGATTATTATTGCTAGTAATTCAGCTAATGCTGAAGGATGGGCTCATTATGCGGAGTACTTGATGACGGATTATATGCCGCTAGAATCTCAACTGGCAGCTCTTAAAGATCAATTATTACGCATTGGTCGGATGTTCCTCGATCCGCAATTGAACAGTCAGCAAATTGGATTTGATGATGTGGTTAAGTTCATGAAAGAAAAAGTTGGCTTTGACTCTATGGCGACGGCAGAGGCTAAACGTTATAGTTTTCAAATTCCGGGCCAGGCAACGTCCTATCGCTATGGCGCCATCAAAATTATGGATTTACGCGATAAGCTGTGTCGAGAGATGGGCGATATGTTTAAAATGCAGAAATTTCATGACGCAATTCTATCCTTTGGTTTGTTACCGGTAGATTTGTATGCGGATTTAATTAAAAATAGAATGGCGGAGTTGTAA